From the Helianthus annuus cultivar XRQ/B chromosome 17, HanXRQr2.0-SUNRISE, whole genome shotgun sequence genome, the window CTCGGAAGCCATTAATGTCTCCAGGTCATCTCGGCCAAAGTATGCGGGTGGGCGCGAGTTCAGTCTCTGAGGGACCACTTCTAAAAGTCCGACCGGAACATACCGGTATGTGTAACTAAGCCATTCCAATAAGAAGTGCCTAGTTGTCTCCACCCCTGTGTATTATATCCAGTATTTGAGTAACAAACAGTAGAGAATAATCAACACCAACCACATACCTTTTGTGTCGGAACCCCAGTGGTGGAGTCCAAAACGCACGTAATCTTTCAAAATATTTAACCGTTCCCCAGAACTGATGTCCCAGTCCCTCTGTTCCTTGATTTCTGTGAAGATCCAGGGCTACACAAACAACAAATcagcagttttttttttttttttaattaaaaaaaaagtgaaaataataataaatagcgCATACCTTTACTAGAGCCCCACGCGCAATCATGCATGATGAAAGTTGTGGGCAATTAGACTTGTGCTTTTTCCAGTCGGAAAGTGAAAAGATGTCTCCATTCCCAATGACTTGCAGGGTATCAGGGGCCTTTCTGGTACACTCATATACATATTCCCAATCGGGTTGTTTGGTGTAACGTTGCTGACGGGATCGGCCGTGTATAGTGACTGCACTCGCCCCCCATTCCCATACATCTGCTATTACAGAGTCAATGCGGCTTCTACCCTCATAGTAACTCGTCCGTGCCTTTATAGTTATTGGAATGTCAACTGTGCTAGAAACGGCATGTATAAGATTTTTCATGCGCATTGGTTTTGAAAGCAGAGCTGAGCCAGCTCCCTTATTAACCACAAGATCAATTGGGCAACCCATATTGATATCGATGAAATCCACCCTACATTCACGTTCAATAAGTTCAGCAGCGCGAGCAACCGTATCAGGATATGCCCCACATATTTGTACTCCAAACAGATCCTCAGACGCGTGTCTCCTTAACAGCGCCCATtctgcagcctgaccctgttttTACATATTCAGTCTACTTCTGAGGATACCCTCTAACACTAAGTAAGTATAAGATCTGAAGCAAATATAGACCTGTATAAGATTTGTGCACATAGCCATTTCACCACATGTTATGTCAGCACCTAACCCTTTGCAAACTCTTCTGAAGGGAAGGTTCCCAACTGTGGTTAAAGGAGCAAGATATAGCTTATCCCTAAAATCAATCAGCTTCCTTTCACGAGGGTGCACCTTTAAGCTTTTATCACTTTCTATATGGCCTTCACCTGTCACAAAAGTATTATATAAATTCATCAgaaagaaataataataataataataataataagcaaCAGAAACAACAAACCATTAGTTTCTGTAATTAAATCACTTGTTTCATCGTTTGATTTTCCTCTTTTCAGGGGCCTAGGATCATCTTCAACTTTCTCATAAACTTCTGAACAGCAATCGTTTTGATTTGAAACTGTGTGACCTTCTTCTTTATTATCAGCCTCCAGTGTCTTCTTTGACTTTGCTGGGCCCTACATTTCAATCAAAATGACTTTATACGTTTTTAAGATTTTATTATGTAGTGGAACGATAAACGTCAAGCAGGCTGACCCTGACCCGGACACATAAAATCGTGTATATGAACAACTCAAACGGGTGGACCTATTTAACTAAACGGGTCACAAAATGGTCCATCTGATAAATGGGACAACCATACCATTAGACCAAGGGGTTTGAGTATAGCATCTGCCTTGGGGAATTCCATTTTGTTCTTCCACAGAAGCTTTTGGACATCTTTTTTTAAGGCATTGACTTCAGAGTTGTTATGCTCATTTGAAGTTGCGGTAGCAGCAGTATCAGTATCAGTTGTATGTGTACCTAAAAATCTACAGGCCAAGCCATAGGGGCATGGACTGTCAAAGGGGCACTTGCCCTCTAAATCAGCCGGTTTCTGCATTAAACAATAACATCCAGTGTCatcattaattaattaattaagtagATGAAAATGAAGTGGTAAAATGAGTACTACCTGAGCCTTGAATGCTTGTATGTCATGGCTAAGGCGGCACTTATCTTTATAAGAGCATGAATCTACTCTTCCTGTCTTGGCAACCATGGGACAGAGGTTACGTGTGGATTGCTTTTCCTGCAAGTAAAATGCCAGAAATGTAACCACCAAAGAAGGATTCATATACAAATACAAGTATGTCATAGTAACATCATCCCATACCCATAGTTATTAATAGCGAGCATAGCGCccgctatagcgaatagcgtagtGTAGCGCTCATATGTCGCTATATAGCTGGTAGCGACAAATAGCGGTAAATAGCGagatttttgtaaattttttagcttttttatattttttggtaAAATATACATAAGAAATTTTTCTTCTAGTGTATCGCCAAACATGAAATAGCGCCCGATATTTgatcgctatcgctacgtagcatTTAGGAAGCTTGTCGCTATCGTCCGCTATTTGCTATTGACAGCTATGCCTGTACCGGTTACACACACTAGAAGGGGTGTTTACATTTTATAGACCAACCACCAACTAAATAAGACGGGTTGGTTGGTGTGTTTGAACCCATTATTTAACTAAAATTAACTACaagggttgggttgggttggtgAATGTAACATAAAAATAATtgcacatttaaaaaataaagcCAACATTGTTGGTTCTAAACCATCAATCTAGTCTAGACTTGTATTGTTTGAACAAATAAatactatttatttatttatgatgaGTATGAAATTGCAAAAAAAGAAATCCTAGCGAAAAAAGCACCTGATTTCTTTCTCGCTTGATCTGTCTTTTGGACTTTTTCTCTTTGCTGACAGGTGGtgcggaggtggtggtggtggtgggaggaGTGTTGAGTCTTGTAGGTGCAGGACAAAGGAATTCCTTCTTCACCGGAACTATTGCTTTCGCCACCAGCTCTTCTACTGACATATCAATAACCGCCTTTCGACCCGCTGTAACTTCCATCGCCACCCTATCTATCTCTATCTCTACAACCAAGGCCTTTTCCTTCCTTCCTTAGGGTTTTGCTTATTAAGCGAGTGAGTGCGGTGGcggaaacaaaaacaaaaaaaacatggCCAACGGAACGACGTCGTGGCGTCTCCAGTTTTCACTAGACCCTCACCTTATCCAATACTTACTCTTACTTTTAAAAGGACCGGTAATTAAGAGTTCCAAACCAACATAACATTGACTGAACCGAACGCCGTTCACCGAAGATAAAGGATCATCCCCAACTAATCTGGGCCCACAATTCTAACTGTGTGACAATGACAGGTTCGGCCATAACTACCTCGCCACATCAGCATACCCAAAAGGTATAAATACCacacttagaccatgtgtagtggtaacaccttataatgcccccaccatggggcattatccgacatgtggcgtcctagtcagcaagggggcattatagcaaaagtggcgtagtggggcattatgccaataacccccattcaatcatctcacaattattttttttaatttaaaacataaaaaaaaacttcactaatttaaaaataaaattacattacttgaaataaaaattaaaaaaacagaaaataaaaaaaaaacagaaaaataaaaaaaacagaaaaaaataaaaaaaaacagaaaaaataaacttaaaaaaaataacatgatctagagtccatatttttctctaattttttggcgacgcatttgcgcaaggatcaacgcatcgccttgtaggtggtcgataggtttggacaaaaactcgatgtccttttccatttgtctcgcctcttgcatctcgttaaattttttggtttcggccactcgttccttcataatctcataacgttggtggccgaggtcgcgaatgtcttggagacgacggttcatctcctcgaaatcttcctttaactcgagatcggaagacgactcgaccgTTTTTTTCCCGGTTCCCTTTCTTCTACCGGTGGGTCGGACCAACTCTTCTTGAATTCCCTCATCAACGTCCACCGCCTCATTTAAATCAACATTGCGGGCATCCGATGTCGGAGTTGAcgggtcaacggaggatgatgtttttgaccttttagcccgacgtctactactagacgtcattggattaactaccgcccactttggactttttcgtagtagCTCCCAACACTTGTAGTACGTGAAAGGGCATTTTGTCCTCTCGAACTCCTCCAAACTCTTCGTTAAAACCCCCACGTCACCTTCACCGCTCGGCCGattatcgtagttacgttggAAGACTTCTTGGAACGCAtgacacttgttgttgatgtcggtccatttgctagaaattgaatctttgtcccgatgttcgccttgaccccacgTGCTAAAGAAGAGTGCACTAACCCTATCCCAAAAAACgggcccgtttgaaagtttgctacaaaaaaataaataataagttgtatgttaaaaattaaagtaacaaaataagtaaaataatatttatataaaatagttaCCGGTCTCTTCGTCCTCCGAAATGTCGACAAACGCCCGAGTCAACGCGAATTCCTCTTCCTTCGTccatttaatgatattttttgtACGCCGCGGTGCGTCCTTatccttcttcttatgcgaccttttgccgcgtttcgatgtttcttgcaccggttcgggttgcgtctccggtacgacttccacatcgggttcggcttcgggttgtgacggttgagacccgccggcttgaccatagccgaaAGTGGGAGGAACAAACGCAGGggcgccactcaagtaagccgcgtaagttaaaaagctcgggtccatgtcttgaaggttgTACGGGGTTTGcggttgtgacaactcgtatttagaACCTATCGTTGTGTAAcatatgtgaacttgattgactaagcgaatgattattgaatgttatgtgatttGTGTTTTAATGATTGTGTACATGATacgttatgtgtatgtatataagtTACATGAaactcgaaccgcacaacacctacacactcgatcgcacaagccctttgggctgTATCACTTGTATCTGGACCATAAGGCAGCCCATGATTGAGTTCGGCCCACTCTCCTTATACGCATAACACCTAGGGTGTTGTAACCATCCTACACTTTTCACCAAAACACCCTACACACTCAAACCCTAGTTCGGTTCCTCTCTCTCAACTTGACGGCAAGCATCTTCCCTATCGGAGATCTTTTGTTATTCGGATCAAACCTTGTCATCCCTAATCGGTTAGTATACAACTATTTGCCTCCGTAAATTCTATGATGATATGTTATATACACTTACATGGTGATGTATTGTTATGATTCGGTTGAATGATAAGTGTTAATGCATGAATGAATTATTGGCCATATATGTGTTCGGTTTGGATTAGTTATTATGTTCATGAAAACGGTTAGCAATTGAGCATTAGATATACGTTTGGGTTAATCGGGATTCATACTATGTTCGGATTCGGATGCTTGAATCAATCGGCTGTGATATAGTTGAACTCGGGTAATAGGGTTAGATTAGAAAGTTTAATCCGATTATATGTTTTATGATATATTGGTGTTCATGTTTAATcatgttagggttcatgaggtttaatgTAAAAATCCCTATTTGATCGATTTTAGAGTAACTGAATGTTTGGAATTCTGTTAATTGATTTGGTAAACTTGGAAACTAATTATATGTGTAACCGATTTCCTTAAGTTTCGGATAATTTAAATGGATCGCACATGTTAATCGCACACAAGTTTCCTGACCGCACAAGATggcccaatcgcacaagatcCTTTAGATCAAACTGTTGTAATATTGTTAAGCAGTTGGGCCGACCAGCCCAGATAgaaccgcacaagcccacttccgatcgcacaacccaactcagCCGCACAAGGCTAACTGGGTCGCACAAGATTGTCTGGATCGCACAAAGGAccctgatcgcacaagttgaCTGCTTTGTTgtttgggccgagacctttatgtgAACTTCTTAACTGTTGGGCCGTATGTTAATTATTGGGTTGGGCTAATTCCAAACGCACAACCCAACCGGATCGGGCAAGCCCATCCAGGTCGCACAAGATGTTTGTTAATGTGTTATTTGGGCCGTGTATGTTATACTGATTGCTTGTATGTTGGGCCGGGGATTTGTTGGGCTTAGACAttgaatcgcacaagatggttgggctcgcacaagctcaatggcccaaccatccgagacgCACAAGTAGTGAATGTTATGCTTTGACTGTTAAACGTGCAATACGTGATTGATATggtttatacgtgcattactagAACAAAatctgacttgtatggtaaccctgttaggacgtggttgaccactgttagttccaGAACCCTCTCCTTTTGTGTGTCTGCCGAgcaaatccaaggtgagttcacacagccaaggcatggggttcccagggtgggaatgggattggatgattatttcgtgcgtacatagttaatggaacctaatgatatggtcctcagggtgaggatggtaaacgataagatacggctagactagtatacctactggaactgatcttcgcacacacgccaagggttggctgcgatattatgactgatcttcgcacacatgccttagggaggctgcgaactatacatactaaacttcgcacacatgccagggtggccagcgatacaaatatacatagtctagaatacttgagaactttccttaaACTTcccatacatgcctagagggctgcgatggaaaccaatactatacatgaacaatgaacgaacataatacgactcatacgattactattactgaacttactttctgtgaactcgctcaactagttgttgactctctgctgcatgccttgcaggaccttaggtacaatatggagcttgcacagggaggagcaggtcgttgtgggcaaaggatcgtgaatgctatttgaacacttatgatatttgaacttataacttattttgggttttcattattatgcttccgctacttaaacaaagtttggttttgaacatcaatcatgtcgtgatgaattactttatctacttacattattaaatgctatgtttggtatgattgatggcttgatcctggtcatatcacgctcccaagcggtggtactccgcgtgtgggattttgggggtgtgacagattggtatcagagctattggttatagagaacttggttttaatatgggaaaacgtttttattaaaaccagactataaccagtacagtgctctcaacgatccacaacgacgcttcgctccacgtgcaagactcgacatcctaggtaatatggtttatgttcattacctgcatgctagaactatatagaactttgctcgcattacgctttgatacacatgactttattacatgagaatacctacgtgcttacgcttttctgtcatcgccctactcgcgaaccattctcacttacgctacttttacaatgaagatcatgtctggatgaattaacatgactcaagcccagctagaggctctcgttcaagctcaagttgctgcggcacttgcagccgcacaagcaggtagtatatcctgtagtcataactcacactaggatctttagatcctacactcctaaactagcccttgtatttaaattttgccctattcgtacacaataggtcaacacgcacagcaacctgtctgcaatttcaagaacttcatggactgccgtccaagtactttcagcggcacagagggggcagtgggactcctccactggtttgaaaagctcgagtctgtgttcgagatctgtgaatgccctgaggctcgcagggtgaaatacgccactggcacgctagaaggaatagcactaacttggtggaacgcccaagttcagattttagggttggcagctgctaacgccacaccctggaacgacttcaaggaactcattaagagggaatattgcacgcgtgatgacatccacaagttggagaacgagctttatcacttgaaaatgacggggtcagagattgaagcctatacgaaacggtcaaacgaactggccattctgtgtccaactatggtggaccctccagtgaagcgcattgagttgtatctcaagggacttgcgccagagatccagagccatgttacatcggcaaacctcgacaacatccaagacatccagcgtcttgctcatcgactcacagatcaggcagtagaacagaacaaactgcccaaacgcgttagtgcaactactactccagctgctacttctgctacacccaacgacaacaaacggaaatgggatggggattccagcaggggatcagtttccgttcagtctcaagcacagcagcgcaggacgaatgactaccagaattcgaatcagcaatcatctggcggtcaggggcagggtggataccggggagttcacccactatgtaacaagtgtaacaggcaccacagtggaaggtgtcgcaaagaacgttgtcagagatgtctcaagctagggcacgaagccaaagattgcaggagctcacgacctgcgaaccagaatcagcaacttccgccaccggttcctcaaaacccacagcagcagcaaccacagcgtggaaaccggggatgtttccagtgtgcggcagaaggtcattacaaacgcgattgtcctcagttgaaccagaatcagaaccgcaacaacaacaataaccagggcaacgagcacaacaacggtggaaacaacaacaacaatggcaacgaggcaaggggtcgagctttcgtgttgggacgaggagatgcaatgaacgatcccaatgtggttatgggtaagtttctcctcgacaatatttatgttacagttttatttgattcgggtgcggatacaagttatatttctgtgaaagccagtaaattgttaaaacgtacatcaacacccctaaacacaaaacacgtcgtagaactagctaatggtaagagtttagaagccacgcaagtagtcaggggttgtagtattgtcttagccggtcaggctttctccatcgaccttattcccatagtcttgggaagttttgatgtcgtcatagggatggattggttgtcccaacatcaggcagagatcttatgcagtgagaagatcgttcgtattccacgttctggtcaagaacctctcgaagttcaaggtgacaagagtggtgcagtggtcggcatcatctctttcttgaaggctcagaagtgtttgcggaagggtcacaccgcaatcttggcactcgtttcagatgcatcattgaaggaaaagaaattggaggatattccagttgtacgcgactaccctcaggtgtttcctgaagatttacctggattaccgcctcatcgtcaagtcgaatttcaaatcgagctcgctccaggagcagcacccatagctcgcgcaccatatcgtctagctccatcagaactggaagaactgtcaaagcagctacaagagctcttggaaaagggcttcattcgtccaagctcttcgccttggggagctccagtacttttcgtgaaaaagaaggacggtaccttcaggatgtgtatagactacagggaactcaacaaggtgacggtgaagaaccgttatcctcttccacgcatagacgacttattcgaccagttgcaagggtcgtgttactattcgaagatagacctgaggtcaagttatcatcagctgagagtccgggaggaggacgtctccaagacagccttcagaactcgctacggccactacgagtttcttgtcatgccgttcgggttaacgaacgcgcctgccgtatttatggaccttatgaacagggtgtgcaaaccctatcttgacaagttcgtcattgtcttcatcgacgacattctgatctactccaagagtcaggaggagcacgagcagcacttacgtcttattttggaacttcttcgaaaggaacagctgtacgctaagttttcgaaatgtgacttctggcttcgtgaagtccactttctaggccacgtagtaaacaaggatgggattcacgttgatccatccaaggtagactcgatcagga encodes:
- the LOC110926282 gene encoding tRNA-dihydrouridine(47) synthase [NAD(P)(+)]-like; this encodes MEVTAGRKAVIDMSVEELVAKAIVPVKKEFLCPAPTRLNTPPTTTTTSAPPVSKEKKSKRQIKRERNQEKQSTRNLCPMVAKTGRVDSCSYKDKCRLSHDIQAFKAQKPADLEGKCPFDSPCPYGLACRFLGTHTTDTDTAATATSNEHNNSEVNALKKDVQKLLWKNKMEFPKADAILKPLGLMGPAKSKKTLEADNKEEGHTVSNQNDCCSEVYEKVEDDPRPLKRGKSNDETSDLITETNGEGHIESDKSLKVHPRERKLIDFRDKLYLAPLTTVGNLPFRRVCKGLGADITCGEMAMCTNLIQGQAAEWALLRRHASEDLFGVQICGAYPDTVARAAELIERECRVDFIDINMGCPIDLVVNKGAGSALLSKPMRMKNLIHAVSSTVDIPITIKARTSYYEGRSRIDSVIADVWEWGASAVTIHGRSRQQRYTKQPDWEYVYECTRKAPDTLQVIGNGDIFSLSDWKKHKSNCPQLSSCMIARGALVKPWIFTEIKEQRDWDISSGERLNILKDYVRFGLHHWGSDTKGVETTRHFLLEWLSYTYRYVPVGLLEVVPQRLNSRPPAYFGRDDLETLMASESAADWIKISEMLLGKVPDGFTFSPKHKSNAFDKAENG